One genomic region from Capra hircus breed San Clemente chromosome 18, ASM170441v1, whole genome shotgun sequence encodes:
- the LAIR1 gene encoding leukocyte-associated immunoglobulin-like receptor 1 isoform X3 — protein sequence MAPGPSTLLSLALCLAQTARTQQGTLPRPSISAEPGSVVPWGRPVSIVCRGPAGVTSFRLEKGNRKAYEDVGVTSRGEQETEARFHITTLSEDAVGPYRCIYQIESSWSALSEALSLEGTTEAVSALPAGPPGGVSSPTTQCCSSAAPSGLSTEQVYILIGVSVAFLLCLSLLVLLLLHRQLWRKRGPPRSKDEEQRLQGRLSPAVDVRDGTAAPSQRTEPWSSSHSDVASIDRFPDMDGEVGASTPAAGGPQEVTYARLNHKLLTQRAARAVSPPSSEPMAESSTYATIARH from the exons ATGGCGCCCGGACCCTCCACTCTCCTGAGCCTGG CTCTCTGTCTGGCCCAGACGGCCCGCACCCAGCAGG GGACCCTGCCCAGACCCTCCATCTCAGCTGAGCCGGGCTCCGTGGTGCCCTGGGGGCGGCCGGTGAGCATCGTGTGCCGGGGCCCCGCCGGGGTTACGAGCTTCCGCCTGGAGAAGGGTAATAGGAAGGCCTATGAGGATGTGGGTGTCACGTCCCGAGGTGAACAGGAGACCGAGGCCAGATTCCACATCACCACTCTGAGTGAAGACGCCGTTGGGCCTTATCGCTGCATCTACCAAATAGAGTCCTCCTGGTCGGCGCTCAGCGAGGCCCTGAGCCTGGAGGGGACCACGGAGGCCGTCTCTGCCCTTCCTGCAG GACCCCCTGGAGGCGTCAGCTCCCCCACCACTCAGTGCTGCTCCTCCGCTG ctccctcaggCCTGTCGACAGAGCAGGTTTATATTCTCATTGGGGTCTCTGTGgcctttctcctttgtctctcCCTCCTGGTCCTTCTTCTCCTCCATCGTCAGCTCTGGAGAAAACGAG GGCCTCCCAGAAGCAAAGACGAGGAGCAGAGACTCCAGGGGAG GCTcagcccagctgtggatgtcCGAGATGGGACCGCAG CTCCATCTCAGAGAACTGAGCCCTGGTCCTCCTCGCATTCAGATGTGGCCAGCATTGACAGATTTCCTGACATGGATGGAGAGGTGGGCGCCTCG ACCCCTGCTGCAGGAGGCCCCCAGGAGGTGACCTATGCCCGGCTGAACCACAAGCTCCTCACCCAGAGAGCGGCCAGAGCTGTGTCCCCGCCGTCCTCAGAGCCCATGGCAGAGTCCAGCACGTACGCAACCATTGCCAGACATTGA
- the LAIR1 gene encoding leukocyte-associated immunoglobulin-like receptor 1 isoform X2, producing the protein MRELCGVVISTKMSQLCGVVISTKMRELRRVLVSSGQTLGPCSPLLGTLPRPSISAEPGSVVPWGRPVSIVCRGPAGVTSFRLEKGNRKAYEDVGVTSRGEQETEARFHITTLSEDAVGPYRCIYQIESSWSALSEALSLEGTTEAVSALPAGPPGGVSSPTTQCCSSAAPSGLSTEQVYILIGVSVAFLLCLSLLVLLLLHRQLWRKRGPPRSKDEEQRLQGRLSPAVDVRDGTADVASIDRFPDMDGEVGASTPAAGGPQEVTYARLNHKLLTQRAARAVSPPSSEPMAESSTYATIARH; encoded by the exons ATGAGAGAATTGTGTGGTGTGGTGATCTCCACTAAGATGAGTCAGTTGTGTGGTGTGGTGATCTCCACTAAGATGAGAGAACTGCGTCGTGTGCTGGTCTCCTCAGGACAGACCCTGGGGCCCTGCTCTCCCCTCCTAGGGACCCTGCCCAGACCCTCCATCTCAGCTGAGCCGGGCTCCGTGGTGCCCTGGGGGCGGCCGGTGAGCATCGTGTGCCGGGGCCCCGCCGGGGTTACGAGCTTCCGCCTGGAGAAGGGTAATAGGAAGGCCTATGAGGATGTGGGTGTCACGTCCCGAGGTGAACAGGAGACCGAGGCCAGATTCCACATCACCACTCTGAGTGAAGACGCCGTTGGGCCTTATCGCTGCATCTACCAAATAGAGTCCTCCTGGTCGGCGCTCAGCGAGGCCCTGAGCCTGGAGGGGACCACGGAGGCCGTCTCTGCCCTTCCTGCAG GACCCCCTGGAGGCGTCAGCTCCCCCACCACTCAGTGCTGCTCCTCCGCTG ctccctcaggCCTGTCGACAGAGCAGGTTTATATTCTCATTGGGGTCTCTGTGgcctttctcctttgtctctcCCTCCTGGTCCTTCTTCTCCTCCATCGTCAGCTCTGGAGAAAACGAG GGCCTCCCAGAAGCAAAGACGAGGAGCAGAGACTCCAGGGGAG GCTcagcccagctgtggatgtcCGAGATGGGACCGCAG ATGTGGCCAGCATTGACAGATTTCCTGACATGGATGGAGAGGTGGGCGCCTCG ACCCCTGCTGCAGGAGGCCCCCAGGAGGTGACCTATGCCCGGCTGAACCACAAGCTCCTCACCCAGAGAGCGGCCAGAGCTGTGTCCCCGCCGTCCTCAGAGCCCATGGCAGAGTCCAGCACGTACGCAACCATTGCCAGACATTGA
- the LAIR1 gene encoding leukocyte-associated immunoglobulin-like receptor 1 isoform X1, whose translation MRELCGVVISTKMSQLCGVVISTKMRELRRVLVSSGQTLGPCSPLLGTLPRPSISAEPGSVVPWGRPVSIVCRGPAGVTSFRLEKGNRKAYEDVGVTSRGEQETEARFHITTLSEDAVGPYRCIYQIESSWSALSEALSLEGTTEAVSALPAGPPGGVSSPTTQCCSSAAPSGLSTEQVYILIGVSVAFLLCLSLLVLLLLHRQLWRKRGPPRSKDEEQRLQGRLSPAVDVRDGTAAPSQRTEPWSSSHSDVASIDRFPDMDGEVGASTPAAGGPQEVTYARLNHKLLTQRAARAVSPPSSEPMAESSTYATIARH comes from the exons ATGAGAGAATTGTGTGGTGTGGTGATCTCCACTAAGATGAGTCAGTTGTGTGGTGTGGTGATCTCCACTAAGATGAGAGAACTGCGTCGTGTGCTGGTCTCCTCAGGACAGACCCTGGGGCCCTGCTCTCCCCTCCTAGGGACCCTGCCCAGACCCTCCATCTCAGCTGAGCCGGGCTCCGTGGTGCCCTGGGGGCGGCCGGTGAGCATCGTGTGCCGGGGCCCCGCCGGGGTTACGAGCTTCCGCCTGGAGAAGGGTAATAGGAAGGCCTATGAGGATGTGGGTGTCACGTCCCGAGGTGAACAGGAGACCGAGGCCAGATTCCACATCACCACTCTGAGTGAAGACGCCGTTGGGCCTTATCGCTGCATCTACCAAATAGAGTCCTCCTGGTCGGCGCTCAGCGAGGCCCTGAGCCTGGAGGGGACCACGGAGGCCGTCTCTGCCCTTCCTGCAG GACCCCCTGGAGGCGTCAGCTCCCCCACCACTCAGTGCTGCTCCTCCGCTG ctccctcaggCCTGTCGACAGAGCAGGTTTATATTCTCATTGGGGTCTCTGTGgcctttctcctttgtctctcCCTCCTGGTCCTTCTTCTCCTCCATCGTCAGCTCTGGAGAAAACGAG GGCCTCCCAGAAGCAAAGACGAGGAGCAGAGACTCCAGGGGAG GCTcagcccagctgtggatgtcCGAGATGGGACCGCAG CTCCATCTCAGAGAACTGAGCCCTGGTCCTCCTCGCATTCAGATGTGGCCAGCATTGACAGATTTCCTGACATGGATGGAGAGGTGGGCGCCTCG ACCCCTGCTGCAGGAGGCCCCCAGGAGGTGACCTATGCCCGGCTGAACCACAAGCTCCTCACCCAGAGAGCGGCCAGAGCTGTGTCCCCGCCGTCCTCAGAGCCCATGGCAGAGTCCAGCACGTACGCAACCATTGCCAGACATTGA